Proteins from one Lewinella sp. 4G2 genomic window:
- the rpmG gene encoding 50S ribosomal protein L33, producing the protein MAKKSKGNRNLIVLECTEHKTSGQPGTSRYVTQKNRKNSPDRLELKKYNPILRKVTVHREIK; encoded by the coding sequence ATGGCTAAGAAAAGCAAAGGCAATCGTAACCTGATCGTTCTGGAGTGCACCGAGCACAAGACCAGCGGCCAACCTGGCACCAGCCGTTACGTAACCCAGAAGAACCGGAAGAACTCTCCCGACCGTCTGGAACTCAAGAAGTACAACCCGATCCTCCGCAAAGTCACCGTACACCGCGAGATCAAGTAA
- a CDS encoding 3'-5' exonuclease, whose product MKFIVYDIEATCWEGRPPGMVQETIEIGAVEVDQYGRSLRQFSRLIKPVIHPQLSHFCRKLTQIDQDDINRARKFPRVIRDFQDWIGVEDEDYLLASWGDFDRTQLMADAQQHRLDDWWLDEHIDLKRQYQQIRNLPKKRGLKSAVKHEGHVWEGEQHRALTDAINTTKVFTELIDMWRY is encoded by the coding sequence TTGAAATTCATCGTCTACGACATTGAGGCTACCTGCTGGGAAGGCCGCCCACCCGGTATGGTACAGGAAACGATTGAGATCGGGGCCGTGGAAGTGGACCAGTACGGACGGTCACTGCGGCAATTCAGCCGGCTGATCAAGCCCGTCATCCATCCTCAACTCAGTCATTTTTGCCGGAAACTGACGCAGATCGACCAGGACGACATCAATCGGGCGCGAAAATTTCCGCGCGTCATCCGGGATTTTCAGGATTGGATCGGCGTCGAAGATGAAGATTACCTACTTGCCAGTTGGGGAGATTTTGACCGTACCCAACTCATGGCCGACGCTCAGCAGCATCGCTTAGACGATTGGTGGTTGGACGAACACATTGACCTGAAGCGACAGTACCAACAAATTCGGAACTTGCCGAAGAAGCGGGGGCTGAAGTCAGCCGTCAAGCACGAAGGCCACGTGTGGGAGGGGGAACAGCACCGGGCGCTGACGGACGCCATCAATACCACCAAGGTTTTTACCGAGCTGATTGATATGTGGCGGTACTGA
- a CDS encoding DoxX family protein: MTLTTLLVYISIAALALTGLTYFVFKKKDSLLLSLLQNFSGALFLFSGYVKAVDPLGTAYKMEQYFAEFESTFADTALSFVAPMFPAMAEFSVAFSVFMIVLEIMLGLALIVGAWPKLTSWLFFGIVAFFTVLTGFTFLTGYVPSGVNFFDFGDWGPYAETNMKVTDCGCFGDFLKLEPRTSFFKDIALLVPGFIFLFASKKMHQLFSKGGRRLAVIGIGVASLLYGMSNYVWDIPGQDFRPFKVGTDVATTKQAEMDAAANVTVLGYSMENKSTGERAELTLQEYLDQYASYPEAEWDIEQLKSAPAIEATKISDFELSDDEGNDPTVDLLASSEYTFLIVAYKLKGEVGNWKAGYLEDWKEDIAPVVQAAQAQGHKVAAMTKYNDPTNIADFKQQVGADYPFWTGDDIMLKTIIRSNPGVVLMKDGKIINKWHHSKLPTFDAIAEKELLAKR; the protein is encoded by the coding sequence ATGACGCTCACGACGCTGCTTGTCTACATCTCTATCGCCGCCCTCGCCCTAACCGGGTTGACCTACTTCGTCTTTAAAAAGAAGGATAGCTTGCTACTCAGCCTCTTGCAGAATTTCTCTGGTGCTCTGTTCCTGTTCTCTGGTTACGTAAAGGCCGTGGATCCACTCGGTACGGCCTACAAGATGGAGCAATACTTTGCTGAATTTGAAAGTACGTTTGCGGATACTGCGCTGAGTTTTGTCGCGCCGATGTTCCCCGCAATGGCGGAGTTCAGCGTTGCCTTTTCCGTATTTATGATCGTCCTGGAGATCATGCTTGGTCTTGCTCTGATTGTGGGCGCCTGGCCTAAACTGACCTCCTGGTTGTTCTTCGGTATCGTTGCCTTCTTTACGGTACTGACTGGCTTCACCTTCCTGACGGGCTACGTACCCTCCGGTGTTAACTTCTTCGACTTTGGTGACTGGGGACCTTACGCGGAGACCAACATGAAGGTTACGGACTGCGGTTGCTTTGGCGACTTCCTAAAATTGGAACCCCGAACGAGCTTCTTTAAGGACATCGCCCTGCTCGTGCCAGGCTTCATCTTCTTGTTTGCCTCTAAGAAAATGCACCAGCTATTTAGTAAGGGAGGCCGCCGCCTGGCGGTGATTGGTATCGGCGTCGCGTCCTTATTATATGGTATGAGTAATTATGTCTGGGACATACCCGGCCAGGACTTCCGTCCCTTCAAAGTGGGTACGGACGTGGCCACCACCAAGCAGGCTGAAATGGACGCTGCGGCGAACGTCACCGTACTGGGGTACAGTATGGAGAATAAGTCTACCGGTGAGCGGGCAGAACTTACCCTGCAGGAGTACCTGGACCAATACGCCAGCTACCCCGAAGCGGAATGGGACATCGAACAATTGAAATCGGCCCCGGCCATTGAAGCCACCAAGATCAGTGACTTTGAACTGAGTGACGACGAAGGCAATGACCCCACCGTGGACCTACTGGCTTCCTCGGAATATACCTTCCTCATTGTCGCCTATAAACTGAAGGGGGAGGTTGGCAATTGGAAAGCAGGGTACCTGGAAGATTGGAAAGAAGATATTGCTCCCGTCGTGCAGGCCGCGCAAGCTCAGGGCCACAAAGTAGCGGCCATGACCAAGTACAATGACCCGACGAACATTGCTGACTTTAAGCAGCAGGTGGGGGCGGATTACCCCTTCTGGACGGGCGATGACATTATGTTGAAGACGATCATCCGTTCTAACCCCGGTGTAGTACTGATGAAAGATGGGAAGATCATCAATAAGTGGCACCACAGTAAGCTGCCCACTTTCGACGCTATTGCGGAGAAAGAGTTGTTGGCTAAACGGTAA
- the rpmB gene encoding 50S ribosomal protein L28, with protein sequence MSKVCKLTGKKPISGNNVSHSNRKTKRRFVPNIQKKKFYVPETDEFVTLRISTSAMRTINKLGVMAYIKKLESKGIETGVKFK encoded by the coding sequence ATGTCTAAAGTTTGTAAACTCACGGGTAAGAAGCCGATCAGCGGTAATAACGTATCCCACTCCAACCGCAAGACGAAGCGTCGTTTTGTACCGAACATCCAGAAGAAGAAGTTCTACGTCCCGGAAACGGATGAGTTCGTAACGCTGCGTATTTCAACTTCTGCGATGCGTACCATCAACAAGCTTGGTGTTATGGCTTACATCAAGAAGCTCGAATCCAAAGGCATCGAAACCGGAGTTAAGTTTAAGTAA
- the ahcY gene encoding adenosylhomocysteinase, protein MSAAATATNYKVKDINLAAWGRKEIRLAEAEMPGLMALREEFGASKPLKGARIAGCLHMTIQTAVLIETLVELGADVTWSSCNIFSTQDHAAAAIAAAGVPVFAWKGMNEEEFNWCIEQTLRAFPGGEPLNMILDDGGDLTNMVFDDYPELAGAIKGLSEETTTGVHRLYERMKKGTLVMPAINVNDSVTKSKFDNKYGCQESAVDAIRRATDVMMAGKVAIVAGYGDVGKGTAASLRGAGARVIVTEADPICALQAAMDGFEVKKMMNAIHRADIIVTATGNFNILTEQHFRAMNDKVIVCNIGHFDNEIDMAWLNENYGHTKDEIKAQVDLYNVDGKDVIILAEGRLVNLGCGTGHPSFVMSNSFTNQVLAQLELWENSDKYENKVYMLPKHLDEKVARLHLAKIGVELEELSSAQAEYIDVPVEGPYKPEHYRY, encoded by the coding sequence ATGTCCGCAGCCGCGACCGCCACGAACTACAAAGTAAAAGACATCAACCTTGCCGCCTGGGGCCGCAAGGAAATCCGCCTCGCCGAAGCAGAAATGCCCGGATTGATGGCATTGCGCGAAGAATTCGGCGCATCTAAGCCACTGAAGGGTGCCCGCATTGCTGGTTGTCTCCACATGACCATCCAGACCGCCGTACTCATCGAAACCCTCGTTGAACTGGGCGCCGACGTTACCTGGTCCAGCTGTAACATTTTCTCTACGCAGGACCACGCCGCCGCCGCGATCGCCGCTGCGGGTGTGCCCGTTTTTGCCTGGAAGGGTATGAACGAAGAGGAATTTAATTGGTGTATCGAGCAAACCTTGCGCGCCTTCCCCGGCGGTGAGCCGCTGAACATGATTCTCGACGATGGTGGTGACCTCACCAACATGGTATTCGACGATTACCCCGAACTAGCCGGCGCCATCAAGGGCCTTTCCGAAGAAACCACCACTGGTGTGCACCGCCTCTACGAGCGGATGAAAAAGGGTACCCTCGTAATGCCCGCCATCAACGTAAACGACTCCGTCACCAAGTCGAAATTCGACAACAAGTACGGTTGTCAGGAGTCCGCAGTTGATGCGATCCGTCGCGCTACTGACGTCATGATGGCCGGTAAGGTCGCCATTGTTGCCGGCTACGGCGACGTTGGTAAGGGTACCGCCGCTTCCCTACGGGGAGCCGGTGCTCGCGTGATCGTCACCGAGGCCGACCCCATCTGTGCGCTCCAGGCCGCGATGGACGGATTCGAAGTGAAGAAAATGATGAACGCCATTCACCGCGCCGACATCATCGTGACCGCTACGGGTAACTTCAACATCCTCACCGAACAGCACTTCCGTGCGATGAACGATAAGGTCATCGTTTGTAACATCGGCCACTTCGACAATGAGATCGACATGGCATGGTTGAACGAAAACTACGGCCACACGAAGGACGAGATCAAAGCGCAAGTCGACCTCTACAACGTGGATGGTAAGGATGTGATCATTCTGGCGGAAGGCCGCCTCGTCAACCTCGGTTGTGGTACGGGACACCCCTCTTTCGTAATGTCTAACTCCTTCACCAACCAGGTGCTTGCACAGTTGGAGCTGTGGGAGAACAGCGATAAGTACGAGAACAAAGTATACATGCTGCCTAAGCACCTCGACGAAAAGGTTGCCCGCCTTCACCTCGCTAAAATTGGTGTGGAGCTCGAAGAACTGAGCAGCGCGCAGGCCGAATACATCGACGTACCAGTTGAGGGTCCTTACAAGCCGGAGCACTACCGGTACTAG
- a CDS encoding glycoside hydrolase family 3 N-terminal domain-containing protein: protein MRFLLFLALPFLAALDGCGDKGATPAATASSGSGTNFTEKPADDAIYRDASESTKSRIADLISRMTVEEKVAQVTAVWADKKRMYQNGYDFNPDSASVIMPHGIGHVTRPSELSGPPDTGRTAVNEVAYVNAIQKWMVEETRLGIPALMHEESLHGLAALDATSWGQPISVAASFNRELTRELYATAGRQAASRGAHVVLTPVVDVARDPRWGRVEETLGEDPYLAAQIGLQAVLGFQGDDKKWDEGEIFATLKHMAGHGEPEGGTNIGPANISERTLREVFLYPFRYIVREGNVRNIMASYNEVNGLPSHANSWMLNDVLRGEWGYQGAVVSDYFAVRELADRHAVAADWKEAAVRAISSGVDIELPDREAFPFLVEAVNDGTLDVEILNTAVGRILKQKFDRGLFENPYTDPAKVINNTEVDNALVRRAGAESMILLKNNGVLPLDKESVGRVAIVGPNADRVLLGGYSDMPDHFVTVKMGLENALGEGDVIYSEGARVTEPGSWYRDPVVAINESEDRLRIRAAVRASRSADVIVVAVGGNELTSREAWAEGHWGDRPTLELVGLQNELIDELAKTGKPVIGLVFGGRPLNISNLTEKADAVFQCFYLGQETGNSVADVLFGDKDPGGRLPISMPRSVGHIPAYYNYKPTARRGYLFDDVTAAWSFGYGLSYTTWDVSPPTLLAASAAIDENVTVSVTVKNTGEREGSQVVQLYVRDKVSQVTRPVKELKGFQKVYLAPGASETVTFNLDREALEYLGPNMEWITEPGEFDVMVGTSSLDADLKKVTFTLTGNAR from the coding sequence ATGCGCTTTTTACTCTTCCTGGCCCTCCCCTTCCTCGCTGCTTTGGATGGATGCGGCGACAAAGGAGCCACCCCTGCAGCCACTGCCAGCAGCGGATCGGGCACCAACTTTACGGAAAAACCCGCCGACGACGCTATCTACCGGGACGCCTCGGAATCGACTAAATCCAGAATCGCGGACCTCATTAGTCGGATGACCGTAGAGGAAAAAGTAGCCCAGGTGACCGCCGTGTGGGCCGATAAGAAGCGGATGTATCAAAACGGTTACGACTTCAACCCGGACAGCGCCAGTGTGATCATGCCCCACGGCATAGGCCACGTAACCCGCCCGAGCGAACTTTCCGGGCCACCCGATACGGGGCGCACGGCCGTCAATGAAGTGGCCTACGTCAACGCTATTCAGAAGTGGATGGTGGAAGAAACGCGCCTGGGCATCCCCGCCCTCATGCACGAGGAAAGCCTCCACGGGCTAGCCGCACTGGACGCCACGAGCTGGGGCCAACCCATCAGCGTAGCCGCCAGCTTTAACCGGGAACTGACGCGTGAACTCTACGCCACCGCCGGGCGCCAGGCCGCCAGCCGCGGTGCCCACGTCGTCCTCACACCGGTAGTGGACGTTGCCCGGGACCCGCGTTGGGGCCGCGTGGAAGAAACGCTCGGTGAAGACCCCTACCTCGCCGCACAAATTGGATTGCAGGCCGTACTGGGCTTCCAGGGAGACGATAAAAAGTGGGACGAAGGCGAAATCTTTGCCACCCTTAAGCACATGGCCGGCCACGGAGAACCGGAAGGTGGTACCAACATTGGCCCCGCTAACATTTCGGAGCGGACGCTGCGCGAAGTGTTTCTCTACCCCTTCCGTTACATCGTGCGCGAAGGCAACGTGCGCAACATCATGGCCAGCTACAACGAAGTGAACGGCCTACCCAGCCACGCCAATAGCTGGATGCTGAACGACGTCCTGCGCGGCGAATGGGGCTACCAGGGCGCCGTGGTCTCCGACTACTTTGCCGTTCGCGAACTGGCCGACCGCCACGCCGTGGCCGCCGACTGGAAGGAAGCCGCCGTGCGCGCCATCTCCTCCGGGGTGGACATTGAGCTACCGGACCGCGAAGCCTTCCCCTTCCTCGTAGAAGCCGTCAACGACGGTACCCTGGACGTGGAGATCCTGAACACCGCCGTAGGCCGCATCCTCAAGCAAAAGTTTGACCGCGGGCTCTTCGAGAATCCCTACACCGACCCCGCCAAAGTGATCAATAACACCGAGGTGGATAACGCCCTTGTACGCCGCGCCGGCGCGGAGAGTATGATCCTGCTGAAAAACAACGGTGTGCTGCCACTAGATAAGGAAAGCGTTGGCCGCGTTGCGATCGTTGGGCCAAATGCGGACCGTGTTCTCCTCGGTGGATACTCCGACATGCCCGACCACTTCGTGACCGTTAAAATGGGCCTCGAGAACGCACTCGGGGAGGGTGACGTCATCTACTCCGAAGGTGCCCGCGTGACGGAACCAGGAAGTTGGTACCGTGACCCCGTGGTGGCCATCAACGAAAGCGAAGACCGGCTCCGCATCCGCGCGGCCGTACGCGCTAGCCGTAGTGCCGACGTCATCGTCGTGGCCGTCGGCGGCAACGAACTGACCAGCCGCGAAGCTTGGGCCGAAGGCCACTGGGGTGACCGCCCCACCCTCGAGCTCGTTGGGTTGCAGAACGAACTGATCGACGAACTGGCGAAGACCGGTAAACCCGTAATCGGGCTAGTCTTTGGTGGCCGCCCCCTCAACATCAGTAACCTGACGGAGAAAGCCGACGCCGTCTTCCAGTGCTTCTACCTCGGCCAGGAGACCGGCAATAGCGTTGCGGATGTACTCTTTGGCGACAAGGATCCTGGCGGCCGTTTGCCGATCTCCATGCCCCGCTCCGTTGGCCACATTCCGGCCTACTACAACTACAAGCCAACGGCACGCCGCGGTTACCTCTTCGATGACGTGACTGCCGCCTGGTCCTTCGGTTACGGACTGAGCTACACGACTTGGGACGTGAGCCCCCCTACCCTTTTGGCTGCTTCTGCTGCCATTGATGAAAACGTCACGGTATCCGTTACCGTTAAGAATACCGGGGAGCGAGAAGGCTCGCAGGTGGTGCAACTGTACGTTCGGGATAAGGTGAGCCAAGTCACCCGGCCGGTAAAGGAGCTCAAAGGGTTCCAGAAAGTCTACCTCGCGCCGGGTGCCAGTGAAACGGTCACCTTTAACCTCGACCGCGAAGCCTTGGAATACCTCGGCCCGAACATGGAATGGATCACCGAGCCGGGAGAATTCGATGTCATGGTAGGTACGAGTAGCCTGGATGCAGACCTGAAAAAAGTCACGTTCACACTGACGGGGAACGCTCGGTAG
- a CDS encoding sugar phosphate isomerase/epimerase, translating to MHLSIHNWMRAEPIETTLQRISRIGYDSIEIQGAPQLYDTAVIRQQLKSYGLKCWGSVTLMEDGLNLMSGKAEERANTLVYLKSLVDMVKELDGHMLSVVPGTVGKIVPDSTPEQEWKWAVAGMQELYEHAEKAGVLLGIEPINRFETYFVNRAAQAYALAEATGPNCGVCLDIYHMNLEEADWEQALRDSADRLHGFHVADNNRMAPGMGALDWSKIIAVLKDIGYDGAVSVEFCPPLDRTPANPYPGSIDENPVGLSPEQKKFLEDHGSSAFTEEFYTRLTQQSYDVLAPLL from the coding sequence ATGCACCTATCCATCCACAACTGGATGCGCGCCGAGCCCATCGAAACTACCCTGCAAAGAATCAGCCGAATTGGCTACGACTCCATTGAAATTCAGGGGGCACCGCAGCTGTACGATACGGCCGTCATTCGCCAACAATTAAAATCCTACGGGCTCAAGTGCTGGGGTAGCGTCACTCTAATGGAAGATGGCCTGAACCTGATGTCCGGAAAGGCAGAAGAACGGGCCAATACCCTAGTCTACCTCAAGAGCCTGGTCGATATGGTCAAAGAACTGGATGGCCATATGCTCAGCGTGGTACCGGGAACCGTTGGTAAGATCGTACCCGATAGCACCCCGGAACAAGAGTGGAAGTGGGCGGTCGCCGGGATGCAGGAACTGTACGAACACGCAGAAAAGGCAGGCGTACTGCTGGGCATTGAACCCATCAACCGTTTCGAAACGTACTTCGTGAACCGCGCCGCGCAGGCCTACGCCCTCGCTGAAGCGACTGGGCCCAATTGCGGGGTTTGCCTGGATATCTACCATATGAACCTGGAAGAAGCGGACTGGGAGCAAGCCCTCCGGGATTCCGCCGACCGACTCCACGGCTTCCACGTCGCGGATAACAACCGCATGGCCCCGGGGATGGGCGCGCTGGACTGGTCCAAAATCATTGCCGTGCTAAAGGACATCGGCTACGACGGTGCAGTTTCCGTAGAGTTTTGCCCGCCACTGGATCGAACGCCCGCCAACCCTTACCCCGGTAGTATCGACGAGAACCCCGTCGGTCTCTCGCCCGAGCAAAAGAAATTTTTGGAAGACCACGGGAGCTCTGCCTTTACGGAGGAATTCTACACCCGCCTTACTCAGCAATCGTACGATGTACTGGCGCCACTTCTGTAG
- a CDS encoding DUF4295 domain-containing protein yields the protein MAKVSKNSRTGQRAANAGSGRDYVKVIKSIKNPETGAYSYKEVMIHKDKVNEFIKAK from the coding sequence ATGGCTAAAGTATCGAAGAACTCCCGTACGGGCCAACGTGCCGCCAACGCAGGTTCCGGTCGTGATTACGTGAAGGTGATCAAGTCCATCAAGAACCCCGAGACCGGCGCATACTCCTACAAGGAAGTAATGATCCACAAGGATAAGGTGAACGAATTCATCAAGGCTAAGTAA
- the prfB gene encoding peptide chain release factor 2 produces the protein MTNDQLKELKDRLALLRGYLDVEKRSFQIEDLTQQSLNPDFWNDSKAAEAIMKQLQSHKGWVKQYQTVAERVDELEILQEFLREGEGSEEELERKYEKAVEIVDDAEFRATLNRPEDEMSAILEINAGAGGTEANDWAEMLLRMYTMYCEKNAGYKIKMASRQDGDAAGIKSATMEVNGDFAYGMMKGENGVHRLVRISPFNAQGKRQTSFASVFVHPLVDDTIEVEINPADLSWDTFRASGAGGQHVNKTESAVRVTHAPTGIVVECQDERSQHKNRDRAMKMLRSRIYELELSKQRAERDEVESGKTANEWGSQIRSYVLDDRRVKDHRTGWQTSQTDAVLDGDLEDFLKAFLRWDGEAK, from the coding sequence ATGACCAACGACCAACTGAAAGAACTTAAGGACCGCCTCGCCCTCCTCCGCGGTTACCTGGACGTTGAAAAGCGTAGCTTTCAAATTGAAGACCTGACCCAGCAAAGCCTGAATCCTGACTTCTGGAACGATAGCAAAGCCGCCGAAGCCATCATGAAGCAACTGCAAAGCCACAAGGGCTGGGTGAAGCAGTACCAAACCGTTGCCGAACGGGTGGACGAACTAGAGATTCTTCAGGAATTCCTGCGGGAAGGGGAGGGGAGCGAAGAAGAATTGGAGAGGAAGTACGAAAAAGCCGTCGAGATCGTCGACGACGCCGAATTCCGCGCCACCCTCAACCGCCCCGAAGATGAGATGAGCGCCATCCTGGAGATCAACGCGGGAGCCGGTGGAACCGAGGCCAATGATTGGGCGGAGATGCTGCTACGGATGTACACCATGTACTGCGAAAAAAATGCGGGCTACAAGATCAAAATGGCCAGCCGACAGGATGGAGACGCCGCCGGCATCAAATCCGCCACCATGGAAGTCAATGGTGATTTTGCCTACGGCATGATGAAAGGCGAAAATGGCGTCCATCGACTGGTGCGCATCAGCCCCTTCAACGCTCAGGGTAAACGACAGACGAGTTTCGCCTCCGTATTCGTCCACCCGTTGGTAGACGATACCATTGAAGTAGAGATCAACCCCGCTGATCTGAGCTGGGATACCTTCCGGGCTTCGGGCGCGGGTGGGCAGCACGTCAACAAAACGGAATCTGCGGTGCGGGTTACCCACGCCCCAACCGGCATCGTTGTGGAGTGCCAGGACGAGCGCAGCCAGCACAAGAACCGCGACCGCGCCATGAAAATGTTGCGCAGCCGCATTTACGAACTCGAACTCTCCAAGCAGCGGGCCGAGCGCGATGAGGTGGAGTCCGGCAAGACCGCCAACGAATGGGGCAGCCAAATCCGTTCTTACGTACTTGATGACCGCCGTGTCAAAGACCACCGCACCGGCTGGCAAACCAGCCAAACGGATGCCGTGCTTGACGGAGATCTGGAAGATTTTTTGAAGGCGTTTTTGCGTTGGGATGGGGAGGCGAAGTAG
- a CDS encoding LytTR family DNA-binding domain-containing protein, whose translation MVSVQSSISDHIFLRSGTTYSRVALSDVLYIEADGNYAHLQAVQGRFAVKRSLASIDESLNNTSFIRVSRGVIVNFTHVSSVSFADGTISMGDRTLKMGKAYFTDVRSHMPRL comes from the coding sequence ATGGTTTCCGTTCAAAGTTCTATTTCTGACCACATCTTCCTACGCAGTGGAACGACCTACTCTCGGGTCGCCTTAAGCGACGTGCTGTACATCGAAGCAGATGGTAATTACGCCCACCTGCAAGCAGTACAAGGGCGTTTCGCGGTAAAACGCTCCCTTGCCTCGATCGATGAAAGCCTCAATAACACGAGCTTCATTCGGGTTAGCCGGGGGGTGATCGTCAATTTTACGCACGTCAGTTCGGTAAGTTTCGCCGACGGTACAATTTCTATGGGAGACCGCACCCTGAAAATGGGTAAAGCTTACTTTACTGACGTTCGGAGCCATATGCCAAGACTGTAG
- a CDS encoding alpha/beta hydrolase-fold protein, protein MLLKNHLIRLQVMLVSLLPMVSLTGQAPLNFGQSYQYQSEVLGEERTLNVLLPAEYVDSTDKKYPVLYLLDGAVSEDFFHVAGLIRYQIDHGMMPPAILVGIANVDRQRDFTYPSSDPRDTAYMPRLGGSALFIKFLTEELPIFIDAKFRPNGHRTLIGQSLGGLLATEVLLKHPGHGFADFVIVSPSLWYDNEYLYQTMDRLVEEMPAYPNRVFFSAGTEYPVMVDGPKRLARLLGQRTKSSWLHLPQEDHNTILHQALVDAFDEWYDPTQLHPYWFANKPEGLPIFSAPSTDSTQLAVLAYGDPLGLTNSLPSRPDTVAGYPGSWVTIGSDLGRGWVFDAFVSPVPVFKSNKSLNSYFNEHLSWTDSITFSTVAEDYSGEALDYTLYATQAGHKLILSDSWPTLEELVLHNVTWSQGRVLLNNWVSANGFIPCDASQVPPEFRNDRANYFKSVQGQNFAKSFMHLGELRLFRWSEL, encoded by the coding sequence ATGCTCTTGAAGAACCACCTAATTCGCCTCCAAGTGATGCTTGTTTCATTGCTGCCCATGGTTTCATTGACGGGCCAAGCGCCTTTAAACTTCGGGCAATCTTATCAGTACCAGTCAGAGGTGCTAGGGGAAGAACGAACGCTAAACGTGCTATTGCCAGCAGAATACGTTGACTCAACGGATAAAAAATATCCCGTTTTGTATTTACTTGATGGGGCAGTCAGTGAAGATTTTTTCCACGTTGCGGGGTTAATACGCTACCAAATCGACCACGGTATGATGCCACCCGCCATTCTGGTGGGTATCGCAAATGTGGACCGGCAGAGAGATTTTACTTACCCCAGTTCCGACCCGCGGGATACGGCCTATATGCCTAGGCTTGGCGGCTCAGCACTTTTTATCAAATTTTTAACGGAGGAGTTACCGATTTTTATCGATGCTAAATTTAGGCCCAATGGGCACCGTACCCTAATTGGTCAATCACTGGGAGGTTTACTGGCCACGGAAGTATTACTCAAGCACCCAGGGCATGGCTTCGCCGATTTTGTTATTGTCAGCCCGTCGTTGTGGTACGATAACGAATACCTGTATCAAACTATGGACCGGCTGGTTGAAGAAATGCCCGCTTATCCAAATAGGGTCTTCTTCTCCGCGGGCACGGAATATCCAGTAATGGTAGATGGACCTAAAAGATTGGCACGCTTGCTCGGCCAGCGCACGAAATCCAGCTGGCTTCATTTACCACAAGAGGACCATAATACCATCCTTCATCAGGCACTAGTAGATGCGTTCGATGAATGGTATGATCCGACCCAACTACACCCTTACTGGTTTGCAAACAAACCGGAGGGGCTTCCCATTTTCTCCGCACCGAGCACTGACTCCACCCAATTGGCCGTTTTGGCTTACGGAGATCCGCTCGGCCTAACGAACTCACTGCCGTCGAGGCCAGATACGGTAGCAGGCTACCCGGGAAGTTGGGTAACCATTGGTTCTGATTTGGGCCGCGGCTGGGTTTTCGATGCCTTTGTGTCGCCAGTACCAGTTTTCAAGAGCAATAAAAGCCTGAATTCCTACTTCAACGAACACCTTTCCTGGACTGATAGCATTACATTCTCCACTGTCGCCGAGGATTATTCAGGAGAAGCGCTCGATTATACTTTGTACGCAACGCAAGCTGGCCACAAGCTAATTTTAAGCGATTCTTGGCCCACCCTGGAAGAGTTAGTTCTCCATAACGTAACGTGGTCACAGGGCAGGGTCCTGTTGAACAACTGGGTGTCGGCAAATGGCTTCATCCCATGTGACGCGTCCCAGGTCCCGCCGGAGTTCCGCAACGATCGGGCCAACTACTTTAAAAGTGTTCAAGGACAGAATTTCGCAAAATCATTCATGCACCTTGGCGAGTTGCGTTTGTTTAGGTGGTCGGAACTATAG